In the genome of Cryptomeria japonica chromosome 8, Sugi_1.0, whole genome shotgun sequence, one region contains:
- the LOC131064666 gene encoding uncharacterized protein LOC131064666 — MALENCSQILEVCEGKNCSQILENCSIRKICNLTGDFFGGSPDQSVTRIVLLGSAIVLFIFLILKDGLKSLKIRAQWIPAYLMPAMANPGAEDFWGKIMALVIVVFLHVLSELYILNPSFAGLYLKTIWPKQRGTSINLYYIFAALMFFSFILLLLLLGCANIAGRGIERILAEKIPVILKGQVKEHYQHQHHHSDERVGRTVDDHPYHFRCQGCWQRVEDEVLRAWIVARAYSLEHIIARSALAASAATVVTIQIIITIIAGVWNSPKLVLCGAEDRLMLAITILQCVFILIGWSMIGWRWATAVAYYGSCRSRLWIEDFWTRHLKELQQVNKTRLPQAELLHAKIENLVANESTKITLPGILLYAVIALQWYTVSFSKACWFVSRKLFCNKLTRKLLSSIYFKNYSKYEAVLKGVQILGETPESLWLSNRKSILIAEGLVSRGKQDCERECQNLVDFVSTNRTGLGLGLNCLEPNKPQSGLNYLCKGTQQPREEQFTDMSRKSWKMTAVSLLNIIIQLSPICVETEKEHPSTSQLFPPKVVKDCLDAYSQAWEIIDFVDNADAEADEITSQAADQYFFTLKAKVDAASNSRDTWTGSDSTDIKEAERVTAALAELKNQCKSRTKTSGSVNAHALKSKEEKDGKSKAQTAGSVNALRLKSKENIQGPRTNGWNGNDSTDWSAAAWASAVYKLSNSIQFNEESHVSELLKELESSLADIINECLERIQDLLFLNSRKWVVNSDKRKNAKALYTGGKARMIMEMLREKIDNIE, encoded by the exons ATGGCATTGGAAAATTGTAGTCAGATCCTGGAAGTGTGTGAGGGAAAAAATTGTTCTCAGATCCTGGAAAATTGTAGTATCAGGAAAATTTGTAATTTGACTGGGGATTTCTTTGGTGGTTCCCCTGATCAAAGTGTGACCAGGATAGTCTTATTGGGGTCAGCAAtcgttttatttatttttctcattttaaaGGATGGACTTAAGAGTTTGAAGATTAGAGCACAATGGATTCCAG CTTATTTGATGCCTGCAATGGCCAATCCCGGCGCTGAGGATTTCTGGGGTAAGATTATGGCTTTGGTAATAGTGGTCTTTCTTCATGTACTATCTGAGTTGTATATTCTAAATCCTAGCTTTGCGGGATTATACTTAAAAACCATATGGCCGAAGCAGAGAGGTACTAGCATTAATCTCTACTATATTTTTGCCGCGCTAATGTTCTTCTCCTTCATtttgctcctcctcctccttggctgCGCTAATATTGCTGGCAGAGGCATTGAGCGCATCCTGGCGGAAAAGATTCCTGTAATTCTCAAGGGGCAAGTGAAGGAGCATTATCAGCATCAGCACCACCACTCTGATGAACGGGTGGGGAGAACAGTGGACGACCATCCTTATCACTTTCGTTGTCAAGGCTGCTGGCAGAGAGTGGAAGATGAAGTGCTGAGAGCGTGGATTGTTGCTCGCGCATACTCCCTTGAACATATTATTGCGAGGTCGGCCTTGGCTGCCTCCGCTGCAACCGTTGTTACAATTCAAATTATAATTACGATCATAGCAGGGGTTTGGAATAGCCCCAAGCTGGTGCTATGCGGTGCAGAAGATAGGTTGATGCTTGCTATAACTATTCTGCAATGTGTATTCATCTTGATAGGATGGTCCATGATCGGATGGAGATGGGCTACAGCAGTCGCTTATTATGGAAGTTGCAGAAGCCGTTTATGGATAGAGGATTTCTGGACAAGACACCTGAAAGAGCTGCAGCAAGTGAATAAGACCCGATTGCCGCAGGCAGAACTGCTTCATGCCAAAATCGAAAACCTGGTTGCCAATGAGTCAACAAAGATCACGCTACCGGGAATATTATTGTACGCAGTGATTGCACTCCAGTGGTACACAGTTTCATTCAGCAAAGCATGTTGGTTCGTGTCTCGGAAACTTTTCTGCAACAAATTGACGCGTAAGTTGCTGTCCTCGATATATTTCAAAAATTATTCAAAATACGAAGCAGTATTGAAGGGTGTGCAGATTTTAGGCGAGACTCCGGAAAGCCTGTGGTTATCTAACCGCAAGTCCATTCTGATTGCCGAGGGCCTTGTTTCACGAGGCAAACAAGACTGTGAACGTGAGTGCCAAAATCTGGTTGATTTTGTGTCTACCAACAGAACAGGGCTTGGTCTAGGGTTGAACTGTTTGGAGCCAAATAAGCCTCAGTCAGGATTGAATTATCTGTGCAAGGGGACTCAGCAACCTAGAGAAGAACAGTTCACAGACATGAGTAGAAAATCTTGGAAAATGACAGCGGTGTCCCTTTTGAATATCATCATTCAGCTCTCTCCAATTTGTGTTGAAACTGAGAAAGAACACCCTTCCACTTCTCAACTTTTTCCTCCAAAGGTCGTTAAAGATTGTTTGGATGCATATTCTCAAGCATGGGAAATCATAGATTTTGTTGACAATGCGGATGCAGAAGCCGATGAAATCACTAGCCAAGCAGCCGACCAATACTTTTTCACTTTGAAAGCGAAAGTGGACGCTGCAAGCAATTCAAGGGACACATGGACCGGCAGCGACTCCACGGACATCAAGGAAGCTGAACGTGTGACTGCAGCATTGGCTGAACTCAAAAATCAATGTAAAAGCAGAACAAAGACGTCCGGAAGTGTAAACGCACATGCGTTAAAAAGTAAGGAGGAAAAAGACGGTAAAAGCAAAGCACAGACGGCGGGAAGTGTAAATGCTCTTCGCTTAAAAAGTAAGGAAAATATACAAGGCCCGCGTACAAACGGATGGAATGGCAACGATTCAACAGATTGGAGCGCAGCTGCATGGGCCAGTGCCGTGTACAAGTTATCTAACAGTATTCAGTTCAATGAAGAATCCCATGTGAGTGAACTACTGAAGGAATTAGAGAGCTCCTTGGCAGATATAATAAATGAATGCTTGGAGAGAATTCAAGATCTCCTGTTTCTCAACTCCAGGAAATGGGTCGTAAACAGTGATAAAAGAAAGAATGCCAAAGCACTTTATACAGGAGGAAAGGCAAGGATGATCATGGAAATGCTCAGAGAGAAGATAGACAACATTGAATAG